A region of Leptidea sinapis chromosome 4, ilLepSina1.1, whole genome shotgun sequence DNA encodes the following proteins:
- the LOC126980064 gene encoding uncharacterized protein LOC126980064 has protein sequence MKFLKQEDLKNLSSNAKLFYACPNEILLNTGDISNELYVIKQGMCEVLSPVTRSVVAQITAKHHFGVVSCLLRVPAFYTIRAVTHIQVFSISRKYLLNLIETPQLKDALDFSKEQPEFTSLQLPLPPFIWYTPPAPTPCVQRFPLPRKHIKDHDFLHPFTKLGVFSILRYIFPRFTIRPDGPYLARYEWFRAVCALLSALLFPTYSYLGCHWTSLTYLLQLLDFTAYFDILQRILVGYYNEKGLLVYHPASTAAHYLKGAFVVDLIACAPLEYVVHQVKESSEGEYTIPLSMTYLSTNRLLQLYRIPSAMVSLTGYVRNDVLLVLRAIPPFLALLSVMTSLMVINSVKLVYRTQPELKYNLLPYDDDGGSWTELFQDVFRFNIIENSWNLHLATYFWVVYQTTSTGYNIFKPSNFVQMRILTLGMIIGTMIVTYYSVRVISTRANVNKALASFQQHMKDIERFMKRENLNAATKKQILDYYKFNWEKMSGLDYRKHIVV, from the exons AATGTGCGAA gttcTGAGTCCAGTTACCAGATCTGTGGTCGCTCAAATCACTGCGAAGCATCATTTCGGTGTTGTTTCCTGTTTGTTGA GAGTGCCAGCGTTCTACACAATACGTGCTGTGACACACATTCAAgtgttttcaatttcaagaaaGTATTTACTGAATCTCATCGAGACGCCACAACTAAAAGACGCGTTAGATTTCTCAAAAGAACAGCCt GAATTCACCAGCTTGCAACTTCCGCTCCCACCTTTCATCTGGTACACACCACCAGCTCCGACCCCGTGCGTGCAGAGATTCCCTCTCCCGCGGAAACACATAAAAGATCATGATTTTCTACACCCTTTTACAAAACTTGGAGTTTTCTCAATTTTAAG GTACATCTTCCCCCGGTTCACAATCCGCCCGGACGGTCCTTACCTTGCTCGCTACGAGTGGTTCCGCGCGGTGTGCGCTCTCTTGTCTGCTCTGCTCTTTCCTACTTACAGCTATCTTGGATGTCACTGGACTTCCCTCACCtatttattacagcttttaGATTTCACGGCGTATTTTGACAT ACTGCAACGCATCCTGGTGGGCTACTATAACGAGAAGGGTCTGCTAGTATACCACCCTGCCAGCACTGCTGCGCATTACTTAAAAGGCGCATTTGTCGTAGACTTAATTGCGTGTGCTCCATTGGAGTACGTGGTACACCAAGTGAAGGAATCTTCCG AAGGCGAGTATACAATTCCCCTGTCGATGACGTACCTGAGCACAAACAGACTGCTGCAGCTCTACCGAATCCCCAGCGCTATGGTCAGCCTTACTGGATATGTGCGCAACGATGTACTGCTCGT GCTACGCGCGATTCCACCGTTCCTAGCTCTCCTGAGTGTTATGACGAGCTTGATGGTAATAAACTCTGTAAAGCTGGTGTACCGGACGCAACCAGAGCTCAAATATAATCTCTTACCGTACGACGATGACGGTGGATCTTGGACGGAACTCTTTCAAGATGTGT tccgATTCAACATCATAGAGAATTCGTGGAACTTGCACTTAGCCACTTATTTCTGGGTGGTTTACCAGACAACTTCCACGGGATACAACATATTCAAACCCTCAAATTTTGTTCAGATGAGAATTTTAACGTTGGGCATGATTATTG GTACAATGATTGTCACGTACTACTCTGTGCGCGTGATAAGCACGCGAGCAAATGTGAACAAGGCGCTAGCTTCATTCCAACAGCACATGAAAGACATTGAGAGGTTCATGAAAAGGGAAAATTTAAACGCAGCGACAAAAAA GCAAATACTAGATTACTACAAGTTCAACTGGGAAAAAATGTCAGGCTTGGATTATAGAAAG